The following are from one region of the Oncorhynchus masou masou isolate Uvic2021 chromosome 24, UVic_Omas_1.1, whole genome shotgun sequence genome:
- the LOC135512614 gene encoding sphingosine 1-phosphate receptor 1, whose amino-acid sequence MGDSMYSDLIARHYNFTGKLRKVEQDSRLKADSVVFIIVCCFIILENVLVLLTIWRTKKFHKPMYYFIGNLALSDLLAGVVYTANILLSGANTYKLTPTQWFFREGSMFVALAASVFSLLAIAIERHLTMLKMKLHNNGNTCRVFMLISTVWLIAAILGGLPIMGWNCIQSMPSCSTVLPLYHKTYILFCTTVFSVILMAIVVLYARIYALVRTRSRKLVFRKVSNGRGGGSASSKSSEKSMALLKTVIIVLSCFIACWAPLFILLLLDVACDIRMCAILYKAEWFLALAVLNSAMNPLIYTLTSNEMRRAFLKTLMCCSVCTQPSGKFSRPIMGAEFSRSKSDNSSHPNKDEPEYSPRETVVSSGNITSSS is encoded by the coding sequence ATGGGTGACTCAATGTATTCCGACTTAATAGCCAGGCACTACAACTTCACAGGGAAGCTCCGGAAAGTGGAGCAGGATTCCAGACTCAAAGCAGACTCTGTGGTTTTCATCATTGTATGTTGCTTCATTATCCTTGAGAATGTCTTGGTCCTGCTTACCATTTGGAGGACCAAGAAGTTCCACAAGCCCATGTACTACTTTATTGGGAACTTAGCCCTATCAGACTTGCTGGCTGGTGTGGTGTACACTGCCAACATCCTGCTGTCAGGTGCCAACACATACAAACTGACCCCCACACAGTGGTTCTTCCGGGAGGGGAGTATGTTTGTGGCCCTGGCAGCCTCAGTCTTCAGCCTGCTGGCCATCGCCATCGAGCGCCACCTCACCATGCTGAAGATGAAGTTGCACAACAATGGCAACACGTGCCGTGTCTTCATGCTCATCAGTACCGTGTGGCTGATTGCAGCCATCTTGGGCGGCCTGCCCATCATGGGCTGGAACTGCATCCAGAGCATGCCCAGCTGCTCCACCGTACTACCGCTCTACCACAAGACCTACATCCTGTTCTGCACCACCGTCTTCAGTGTCATCCTCATGGCCATCGTGGTCCTGTACGCGCGCATCTACGCCCTGGTGCGCACCCGCAGCCGCAAGCTGGTGTTCCGCAAGGTCTCCAACGGCCGCGGCGGGGGTAGCGCAAGCAGTAAGAGCTCGGAGAAGTCCATGGCCCTGCTGAAGACCGTGATCATCGTGCTGAGCTGTTTCATTGCCTGCTGGGCTCCACTCTTCATCCTCCTGTTGCTGGACGTGGCCTGCGACATCCGCATGTGTGCCATCCTGTACAAAGCCGAGTGGTTCCTGGCCCTGGCCGTGCTCAACTCGGCAATGAACCCCCTCATCTACACGCTCACCAGCAACGAGATGCGCCGCGCCTTCCTAAAAACGCTCATGTGCTGCAGTGTCTGCACCCAGCCCTCTGGCAAGTTCTCTCGGCCCATCATGGGTGCAGAGTTCAGCCGAAGCAAGTCGGACAACTCGTCCCACCCCAATAAGGACGAGCCAGAGTACTCGCCAAGGGAGACCGTCGTATCCTCTGGGAATATCACCTCCTCTTCTTAA